The following are encoded in a window of Rubellicoccus peritrichatus genomic DNA:
- a CDS encoding GNAT family N-acetyltransferase, giving the protein MVIDFRKAQLKEADLLSDIAIESKGYWGYPAELLNLWRKDLHIEKEYIEKNTVRTIWRNSEIVGFFAIKEEKEVILDHLWLLPKAIGQGIGSKAFREIEKECSLLEISSFVIVSDPDAEGFYLHQGAIKIGEVESIPQNRMLPKLRYVIQ; this is encoded by the coding sequence ATGGTGATCGATTTCCGTAAGGCACAACTCAAAGAAGCTGATCTCCTTAGCGATATCGCAATCGAGTCAAAAGGCTATTGGGGTTATCCTGCGGAACTGCTCAATCTTTGGAGAAAAGATCTACACATAGAAAAAGAATACATTGAGAAAAATACGGTTCGCACCATTTGGAGAAACTCTGAAATAGTTGGTTTCTTTGCAATTAAAGAGGAAAAAGAAGTTATTCTGGACCACCTTTGGCTACTTCCCAAAGCAATTGGACAAGGGATTGGTTCAAAAGCTTTCAGAGAGATTGAAAAAGAGTGTAGCCTTCTCGAAATCAGCAGTTTCGTCATCGTTTCCGACCCTGATGCAGAAGGCTTTTATCTACACCAAGGTGCAATCAAAATAGGCGAAGTTGAAAGCATCCCACAAAACCGTATGCTACCCAAACTACGATACGTCATTCAGTAA
- a CDS encoding glutamate-5-semialdehyde dehydrogenase: protein MDTEKDNLDKLVTDIAKRAREASLSLATIDTAAKNQALHALADILEEHANALIVENKKDLAAAEALELAKPMIERLTFTPERISKMAEGVRQVAALEDPVGEVLESKTRPNGLVIDKIRVPIGVVGIIYESRPNVTVDCAVLCLKSGNAAILRGGKEAFHTNTALAGYITQALELSGLPTDAVQIIPTTDRWALNELLKLDQYIHCIIPRGGESLIRFVAENSRIPVIKHYTGVCSVYVDKDADAELAESVVINAKTQRVSVCNTIENLFVHKDAATTLLPKLAKALADKNVELRVDSTAGDILGDFDTEPASEDDFYEEYLDYIIAIKVVDSVRDAMNAINKYGSGHSDSIITTNEVTARQFFAGVDSATVYWNASTRFTDGFEFGLGAEIGISTDRLHARGPMGLNELCSYKYVITGDGQVK from the coding sequence ATGGATACTGAGAAAGACAATCTGGACAAACTGGTAACGGACATCGCCAAGCGCGCCCGCGAGGCATCGCTTTCCCTGGCGACGATTGACACAGCCGCCAAAAACCAGGCACTTCATGCACTGGCTGATATCCTGGAAGAACACGCAAATGCCCTCATTGTTGAAAACAAGAAAGACCTCGCTGCAGCTGAAGCTCTGGAGCTGGCAAAACCCATGATCGAGCGGCTAACCTTTACCCCGGAACGCATCAGCAAAATGGCGGAAGGGGTCAGGCAGGTCGCTGCACTGGAAGATCCGGTAGGTGAAGTTCTGGAAAGCAAAACACGTCCAAACGGGCTTGTAATTGACAAGATTCGTGTGCCCATCGGCGTCGTTGGCATCATCTACGAGTCACGCCCCAACGTAACCGTGGATTGTGCCGTCCTTTGTCTGAAGAGCGGCAATGCCGCAATTCTTCGTGGAGGCAAGGAAGCCTTCCATACCAACACGGCACTCGCGGGGTACATCACCCAGGCCCTTGAGCTTTCCGGCCTGCCCACTGATGCTGTCCAAATCATTCCAACAACGGACCGCTGGGCTTTGAACGAGTTACTCAAACTCGATCAGTACATCCATTGCATTATTCCACGCGGTGGTGAGAGCCTCATCCGCTTTGTCGCGGAAAACAGCCGCATTCCTGTGATCAAACATTACACTGGCGTGTGCTCGGTTTACGTGGACAAGGATGCAGATGCCGAGCTGGCTGAAAGTGTTGTCATTAATGCGAAGACCCAACGCGTCAGCGTCTGCAACACAATCGAAAATCTTTTTGTCCACAAGGACGCAGCGACAACACTTCTGCCCAAACTGGCAAAAGCACTTGCCGATAAGAATGTAGAACTGCGTGTGGATTCAACAGCTGGCGATATCCTTGGAGACTTCGATACCGAGCCCGCAAGTGAGGATGACTTCTACGAAGAATATCTGGATTACATCATTGCAATCAAAGTCGTTGATTCCGTCAGAGACGCCATGAATGCCATCAACAAATACGGCAGTGGTCATTCAGATTCAATCATCACAACCAATGAAGTGACTGCGAGACAGTTCTTTGCCGGCGTGGATTCAGCAACCGTTTACTGGAATGCTTCGACCCGTTTCACCGATGGTTTCGAGTTCGGCCTTGGAGCAGAGATCGGCATATCAACAGACCGCCTCCACGCTCGCGGCCCAATGGGCTTGAACGAGCTCTGCAGTTACAAATATGTCATCACCGGCGATGGACAGGTGAAGTAA
- a CDS encoding PfkB family carbohydrate kinase codes for MEPRKTMECLIVGTMGFDTVETPSETRKRQLGGSAYFSAIGASLFAPVRLVASAGYDFTEEDQQAFAGKVINLDGVYCDPARPTFTWHGRYTEGFEERDTDDLQNNALDYFEPTISKEAADCPFALICNFDPDVQAKAINKLPADRFFLLDTIEKWIDEKRSAFLELALQCGLLVINNQEAEKLTETKDIKAAGQMMLDWGIAAVIIKQGDKGSHLFHPEGEHKVGICPAEAIIDPTGAGDTYAGTILGYITSRADAGFESIKEAMTWGAAAASFTIESFSAERLASVSLAEVEARRKTL; via the coding sequence ATGGAGCCTCGTAAAACAATGGAATGCCTCATTGTTGGCACGATGGGCTTCGATACAGTCGAGACACCCAGCGAAACGCGTAAGCGACAGTTGGGTGGCTCGGCATATTTCAGCGCAATTGGAGCATCGCTCTTTGCGCCTGTCAGACTGGTTGCCTCGGCGGGTTACGATTTCACCGAGGAAGACCAACAGGCATTTGCTGGAAAAGTGATTAATCTGGATGGGGTTTATTGTGACCCTGCCCGCCCTACTTTCACCTGGCATGGGCGTTATACAGAAGGCTTTGAAGAGCGCGATACGGATGACCTTCAGAATAACGCCCTGGATTACTTCGAACCAACGATCTCCAAAGAGGCAGCAGATTGTCCATTTGCCCTGATCTGTAACTTCGACCCGGATGTTCAGGCTAAAGCGATCAATAAACTCCCTGCAGATCGTTTTTTTCTACTCGATACGATTGAGAAATGGATAGATGAGAAACGAAGTGCCTTTCTTGAATTAGCACTTCAATGCGGATTACTGGTGATCAATAATCAGGAAGCGGAAAAGCTGACCGAAACAAAAGACATTAAGGCAGCCGGCCAAATGATGCTCGATTGGGGAATCGCAGCTGTCATTATCAAACAAGGCGACAAAGGCAGCCATTTGTTTCATCCTGAGGGCGAACATAAAGTCGGTATTTGCCCAGCTGAAGCCATCATCGATCCCACCGGCGCTGGGGATACTTATGCTGGAACCATCCTCGGTTACATCACTTCCAGGGCCGATGCCGGCTTCGAATCGATCAAAGAAGCCATGACCTGGGGGGCTGCAGCGGCGAGCTTTACCATTGAGTCCTTTTCAGCGGAAAGACTTGCGTCCGTCAGCCTTGCCGAAGTGGAAGCTCGGCGAAAGACGCTCTGA
- a CDS encoding tetratricopeptide repeat protein encodes MADYRKESVNDIQALVEEATFDYTMGDNDEALRKLGMAVEQDPNCFEAWHAMTEVHFSQKKYDEALAAAEKAHAIRSNDVHINTSLSRIWMEKGDKKTAEHFGAQARILGWKDQLKEQAEEKEDT; translated from the coding sequence ATGGCGGATTACCGAAAGGAAAGCGTAAATGACATCCAGGCTCTGGTTGAGGAAGCCACTTTTGATTATACGATGGGCGACAACGACGAAGCCCTTCGCAAGCTTGGCATGGCGGTCGAGCAGGATCCCAATTGCTTTGAAGCCTGGCACGCCATGACTGAAGTTCACTTCTCGCAAAAAAAGTATGACGAAGCCCTCGCCGCAGCAGAGAAAGCCCACGCAATTCGCTCAAACGATGTGCACATCAATACCAGCCTGTCCCGTATCTGGATGGAGAAAGGCGACAAAAAAACAGCCGAACATTTCGGCGCACAGGCGAGAATCCTCGGCTGGAAAGATCAGCTAAAAGAGCAAGCTGAAGAAAAAGAAGACACTTAG
- a CDS encoding rhodanese-like domain-containing protein — MASLAPSVLNSHLLENSSQIYLVDVRTPAEHRAKHLPNSDLRPVDRFNEKEAKAVKAAAGDRKVCFICQSGKRSKLSLNVWKKAGFSDADELDGGLNAWEAEGLSLEKGQGEVMSIERQVRIAAGSLVFIGTLLGVFVSPWFLIIPGFIGAGLTFAGITDTCGMGMMLAKMPWNN, encoded by the coding sequence ATGGCTTCACTTGCACCATCGGTTTTAAATTCGCACCTGCTTGAAAACAGCAGCCAAATCTACTTAGTCGATGTTCGTACTCCTGCTGAGCATCGTGCAAAACATCTGCCCAATAGTGACTTGCGGCCAGTGGATCGCTTCAATGAAAAAGAAGCCAAAGCCGTGAAAGCTGCAGCAGGGGATCGTAAGGTGTGTTTTATCTGCCAATCAGGTAAGCGATCCAAACTATCGTTGAACGTCTGGAAAAAAGCAGGTTTCAGCGATGCTGATGAGCTCGATGGCGGACTTAATGCCTGGGAAGCCGAAGGGCTATCATTGGAAAAAGGCCAGGGAGAAGTCATGTCGATTGAGCGACAAGTTCGCATAGCGGCTGGCAGCCTTGTCTTCATTGGAACTTTGCTCGGGGTATTTGTCAGCCCATGGTTTTTAATCATTCCTGGCTTCATTGGAGCCGGCCTGACATTTGCAGGAATCACCGATACCTGTGGAATGGGTATGATGCTGGCAAAAATGCCGTGGAACAATTAA
- the cgtA gene encoding Obg family GTPase CgtA: MFVDEVSVSLKAGDGGNGCVSFRRERHRPKGGPDGGNGARGGSVILVCDQNIDDLTDYKYVPHARADNGEPGRGNDQNGKAGKDKRLLVPPGLVVIDEETGEVVTELLDLETEYVLLKGGTGGKGNASFKSSVDQAPRKFTAGTEGEEGSYKFVLKTIADAGLVGLPNAGKSTLTNRLTKARPKMGAYPFTTLQPSVGILDYPEEHARASIADIPGLIAGAHKNKGLGHRFLRHIERCNHLLLIIDFAGVDGRSPTDDYKTLINELGEYDPALLEKPRTVLANKIDLPAATDNLNAFRAEFPDIEAMPMSCQNGEGLEQLKQHLRPLAKLLK, translated from the coding sequence ATGTTTGTAGACGAAGTCAGTGTGAGCCTCAAGGCGGGCGATGGAGGGAATGGTTGTGTGAGCTTCCGGCGTGAGCGTCATCGGCCCAAAGGAGGACCCGACGGTGGTAATGGTGCCCGTGGTGGCAGTGTCATTCTCGTTTGTGATCAGAATATTGATGATCTGACAGACTATAAATATGTGCCGCACGCCCGGGCTGATAATGGTGAGCCTGGCCGCGGAAATGACCAGAATGGCAAAGCAGGCAAGGACAAGCGGCTTTTGGTGCCACCAGGGCTTGTCGTTATCGACGAGGAAACTGGCGAAGTCGTGACCGAACTGCTTGATTTGGAGACAGAGTATGTCCTGCTCAAAGGTGGAACCGGAGGCAAGGGCAACGCGAGTTTCAAAAGCTCGGTTGATCAGGCTCCGCGCAAATTTACCGCTGGCACCGAGGGTGAAGAGGGCAGCTATAAATTTGTTCTCAAAACCATTGCAGACGCCGGCCTTGTCGGGTTGCCCAATGCTGGCAAGTCGACTTTGACAAATCGCCTGACCAAAGCGCGTCCGAAAATGGGGGCTTATCCTTTTACGACCTTACAGCCAAGCGTTGGAATCCTCGATTATCCGGAAGAACATGCCCGCGCCAGCATTGCGGATATCCCGGGATTGATTGCCGGTGCTCACAAGAACAAGGGGCTGGGGCATCGCTTTCTGCGTCATATCGAGCGTTGCAATCACTTGCTCTTGATCATCGATTTCGCAGGAGTCGATGGACGATCACCCACGGATGACTACAAGACGCTGATTAATGAATTGGGTGAGTATGATCCTGCGTTGTTGGAGAAACCACGGACGGTTCTGGCCAACAAGATCGATTTACCGGCGGCAACGGATAACCTGAATGCTTTCCGCGCGGAATTCCCGGATATCGAAGCGATGCCGATGTCGTGTCAAAACGGGGAAGGTCTGGAGCAATTGAAGCAGCATTTACGTCCACTGGCTAAGCTGCTGAAGTAA
- a CDS encoding beta strand repeat-containing protein — MFWAVNPLSQVQTRNILFAFAGITCVGIAPLSAQFVWDDGGTGDDWSTGLNWVGDVAPPSATTTELEFGTGTSSNNDNAAGFIIEKITFEASLGSGDFAITGNQIDFRGTRDIDILHTGTASISNDFITTGNMQFRGENGGTLTLSGDINPVTAAGQLTKFGEHTLILSGNNQFTSRIRIRGGVLESTNSNAIDAPEIRFEDDQGGISRTPTLRISTNNQTFTGFLQAEANDTGYIEVSDGITFTVNGAGNALLWANASSAFVKQGDGTMIIEKTSSGDGTLTVEDGTLRITNATALGSTSGGTTVTDGGTLDLSGGITVADETLSLAGAGHDSQGALRSFSGSNNWEGNITLADDATITSETASTTLTIGADAGDNTLVNGGNTLTIDGAGDTFFNSQLSGTGGLIKNGEGTATLFFGNNSDGVLSAYSGTTTVNAGTLVTDLGNDAATVLTPLTGAITIGDGVGTDTFSSQWQNNIGDSTTVTVNSSGVFQIDSTVYDNDIAETIGGLALEGGALVQTIDGASSVASIVLNGNVTRSVAGNTSATIAGNLDLGAGTRSFDVADSTAASDLEITATISNGSLTKTGAGNLTLSGANANTYTGTTTVTAGELELSKTAGTNAIAGDVVVNGGTLLLSAANQIADISNMTLGGGTFDTNGNNESLGTLTLSSSSTIDLGSASVLDYDASISESWSGTLTVTNWNGDENGGGTTQLIFGSSAAGLTLAQVDSIRFINPAGFTPGTYFARILSSGEVVPAVPEPSTVISGILLSLFVGTRYWLKRRKAQPEELSSTLPHNKIV; from the coding sequence GTGTTTTGGGCCGTAAATCCTTTGTCTCAGGTCCAGACGCGAAACATCCTGTTTGCGTTTGCAGGAATTACCTGTGTCGGCATCGCCCCTCTTTCCGCCCAGTTCGTCTGGGATGACGGCGGGACTGGGGATGACTGGTCAACCGGATTGAACTGGGTCGGCGATGTTGCTCCGCCCAGTGCGACGACGACAGAACTCGAATTCGGGACAGGAACAAGCTCCAACAATGACAATGCTGCAGGCTTCATCATTGAAAAGATTACTTTTGAAGCTTCACTCGGCAGTGGCGACTTTGCGATTACCGGGAACCAGATAGATTTTCGCGGGACACGCGATATTGACATCCTTCATACGGGGACAGCCTCAATTTCAAATGATTTCATCACAACGGGAAACATGCAGTTCCGTGGTGAAAACGGTGGCACGCTGACGCTTTCCGGTGACATCAATCCAGTAACAGCTGCGGGCCAACTGACCAAGTTTGGCGAACATACCCTCATCCTCTCCGGTAATAACCAGTTTACTAGTCGCATTCGTATTCGTGGTGGTGTCCTGGAATCAACCAACAGCAATGCAATCGATGCCCCGGAAATCCGTTTTGAAGATGACCAGGGAGGAATCAGCCGCACCCCTACCCTTCGTATTTCAACCAACAATCAAACCTTCACTGGATTCCTTCAAGCAGAAGCGAACGACACGGGCTATATCGAGGTATCTGATGGAATAACTTTCACCGTCAATGGCGCGGGTAACGCTCTTCTCTGGGCCAATGCCTCCAGTGCATTTGTCAAACAAGGTGACGGAACGATGATCATCGAAAAAACTTCCAGTGGTGATGGAACACTAACGGTGGAAGATGGCACACTGCGGATAACCAATGCCACCGCACTAGGAAGTACTTCTGGAGGAACAACCGTCACGGATGGCGGAACTTTGGATCTTTCAGGCGGAATTACCGTAGCGGATGAAACCCTGAGTCTTGCTGGAGCGGGACATGATAGTCAGGGCGCGTTGCGCAGCTTTTCCGGCAGCAACAATTGGGAAGGCAACATCACACTTGCGGATGATGCAACGATCACATCGGAAACTGCCAGCACCACACTCACGATTGGTGCTGATGCAGGTGACAACACATTGGTCAACGGCGGTAACACGCTCACCATCGATGGCGCCGGCGATACATTTTTCAACTCTCAGCTCTCTGGCACCGGTGGCTTGATTAAAAATGGAGAAGGCACAGCCACTTTATTCTTTGGTAATAATTCAGACGGTGTTCTCTCTGCTTACAGTGGCACCACAACCGTTAACGCAGGCACACTTGTCACTGATCTGGGTAATGATGCTGCTACTGTTCTTACTCCACTGACTGGCGCGATCACCATCGGTGATGGAGTTGGAACAGATACATTCAGCTCCCAGTGGCAAAATAACATCGGAGACTCAACCACAGTTACCGTAAACAGCTCTGGTGTATTCCAAATCGACTCAACGGTTTATGATAATGACATCGCTGAAACCATCGGTGGATTGGCACTTGAAGGGGGAGCACTGGTTCAAACCATTGATGGCGCATCCAGTGTGGCCAGCATTGTCCTCAATGGCAACGTCACCCGCTCAGTGGCAGGCAACACTTCGGCGACCATTGCGGGGAATCTTGACCTTGGTGCCGGGACACGCAGCTTTGATGTTGCCGACAGCACAGCGGCGAGCGACCTGGAAATCACAGCAACCATCAGCAACGGCAGTCTGACCAAGACCGGGGCTGGCAACCTGACTTTATCCGGGGCTAATGCCAATACCTACACCGGCACCACAACAGTAACTGCGGGTGAACTTGAATTAAGCAAAACTGCGGGGACCAATGCAATTGCTGGCGACGTCGTCGTCAACGGTGGCACCCTTCTGTTATCGGCTGCGAATCAGATCGCCGACATATCCAACATGACTCTGGGTGGCGGCACTTTTGATACAAACGGTAACAACGAGTCGCTTGGAACACTCACCCTTTCGTCAAGCTCAACAATCGATCTTGGCAGTGCGTCTGTCCTCGACTACGACGCCAGCATCAGCGAATCATGGAGCGGCACACTCACAGTCACAAACTGGAATGGTGATGAAAATGGTGGCGGCACCACACAACTCATTTTTGGCAGCAGTGCAGCCGGTTTAACCCTGGCGCAAGTTGACTCAATTCGTTTCATCAATCCAGCCGGATTCACCCCGGGAACTTACTTCGCTAGAATTCTCTCAAGCGGAGAAGTCGTGCCAGCCGTCCCGGAACCCTCGACTGTCATTTCCGGCATCTTGCTCAGCTTGTTCGTGGGAACACGATATTGGTTGAAACGACGCAAGGCCCAGCCTGAGGAGCTATCGAGCACATTGCCGCACAACAAAATCGTTTAA
- a CDS encoding adenosine kinase, with protein MAEKKYKLIGVGSPIVDSLAQVDEAFVQSIEGAKGGMELVNGEQLAAMMARLDNMAEAPGGSAGNTAVAVARLGLPTTFLGKIGNDVGGEFYRDRFVALGGDGSRFKIGTVENGRCLSLITPDSERTMRTNLGAAMTLAPDEVSAADFAECKHAHIEGYILFNRDLMYKVLDSAKEAGCTISLDLASFEVVGATKDILEGLLKKYVDIVFANEEEGNAFTGLGEDYEAMALKLGELCSIAVVKIGAKGSLIAENGTIHKVEPIVIEQAVDTTGAGDLWAGGFLYGWLSGNSLAECGEFGSKLGAEVVQVIGAALSDDRWKTLSNEMGSEAHV; from the coding sequence ATGGCAGAGAAGAAATATAAACTGATCGGAGTTGGCTCTCCGATTGTGGATTCACTCGCACAAGTCGACGAAGCTTTCGTGCAATCAATTGAAGGTGCCAAAGGCGGAATGGAGCTGGTCAATGGCGAACAGTTGGCAGCAATGATGGCCAGACTTGATAATATGGCTGAGGCACCAGGCGGTTCGGCTGGTAACACCGCAGTTGCTGTAGCGAGGCTTGGCTTGCCAACGACTTTCCTTGGCAAAATCGGCAATGACGTCGGCGGTGAGTTTTATCGCGACCGCTTTGTCGCCCTGGGTGGTGATGGCTCGCGTTTTAAAATAGGCACAGTTGAGAATGGACGCTGCCTGTCTTTGATTACGCCGGATTCGGAACGCACCATGCGAACCAATCTTGGTGCTGCCATGACGCTGGCTCCGGATGAAGTCAGTGCAGCCGATTTTGCTGAGTGCAAACATGCACACATTGAGGGTTATATTCTCTTCAACCGCGACTTGATGTATAAGGTTCTCGACTCAGCCAAAGAAGCCGGCTGCACAATCAGCCTGGATCTGGCCTCTTTTGAAGTCGTGGGAGCGACCAAGGATATCCTTGAAGGTTTGCTCAAAAAGTATGTCGACATCGTTTTCGCCAATGAAGAGGAAGGCAATGCATTCACCGGACTTGGCGAAGATTACGAAGCCATGGCCCTGAAGCTCGGAGAACTTTGCTCTATCGCTGTCGTCAAAATTGGTGCCAAAGGCTCACTCATCGCCGAAAACGGAACCATCCACAAAGTGGAACCAATTGTAATCGAACAAGCCGTCGATACAACAGGTGCGGGCGATCTCTGGGCCGGTGGTTTTCTTTACGGCTGGCTCTCCGGGAACTCACTGGCTGAGTGCGGTGAGTTTGGATCCAAGCTTGGTGCCGAGGTGGTTCAGGTGATCGGTGCCGCCCTTTCAGATGACCGCTGGAAAACTTTATCAAATGAAATGGGTAGCGAAGCACACGTCTAA